GGCTGACGAACAGCATCGCGGCAGCCTGATTTCGGTGTATCAGCTCATGATCACCATCGGGATTTTGCTCGCCTTCATCTCGGACGCCATGTTCGCCTATTCGGGGTCATGGCGCTGGATGCTCGGTATCGTCGCCGTTCCGGGTGCTGTGTTTCTTGTAGGCTCACTTTTCCTACCTGACAGCCCGCGCTGGCTGATGCTGCGTGGCCGTCATGCCGAGGCGCTCGAAACGCTTGCCTCGCTGCGCGCCTCGCGTGCCGAAGCAGAGAGCGAAATCCGCGATATCCAGGAAGGCCTGCAACAGAAGCAGCGCGGCTTTTCGATGTTCCTCGAAAACCCGAACTTCCGTCGCTCCGTCATGCTTGGCATTGGTCTGCAGATCGTCCAGCAGCTCACCGGCATCAACATCGTCATGTATTACGCGCCGCGTATCTTCGAAGTGGCCGGCTTCGGTCAGGACGGGCAGATGTGGGGCACGGCCATCGTCGGTCTGGTCAACATGCTGGCCACTTTCATCGCCATCGGTTTCGTCGATCGCTGGGGTCGTCGTCCGATGCTCGTCGCCGGCTTCGTCATCATGGCCATTGGCATGGGGGCACTCGCGATCTTGCTTTCCTTCGGTCAGGATTCGAGCACGATGATGCATTACCTCTCGGTCGGGGTTCTGCTGCTCTTCATCACCGGCTTCGCTTTCTCTGCCGGCCCGCTCATCTGGGTGCTTTGCGCCGAGGTGCAGCCGCTCCAGGGTCGTGATTTCGGTATTGCCTGCTCGACCTTCACTAACTGGATTGCGAACATGGTCGTAGGCGCCACGTTCCTGACGCTGCTTGGCACACTGGGCGCCTCACACACCTTCTGGCTGTATGCAGCGCTCAATGCAGTGTTCATTCTCGTTACTCTTGCCTTCGTGCCTGAGACACGTGGCGTGTCGCTGGAGTCTCTCGAGCACAAGCTGAACAAGGGTATCCGCCTGCGCGACATCGGTCGCTGAAACACACTCTACGTGTGACGCACAGGTCATGGGCTCCGCAGTCACTGCGGGGCCCTTTTTTCTTGGCTTGACGCGGCAGGGACAAATCCCCATTCCCTGAACATCATGCGTATTGCTGCCATCCTCCTCGCCGCCGGTTCCGGTCGCCGCTTCGCTGATGCCAGCGCTGCGCCGGCCACCGGCCTGTCTGCCATGCCAAAGCAGTACCTGCTGCTTGGTGGCAAAACCGTCATTCGCCACGCGGCCGAAGCGCTGCGCGACCACGTGACCCTTATCCAGCCGGTCGGTGATGACCCGCTGCTGCTGCAGGCCCTCGACGGGATCGAGACATTGCCGCCTGTCGCAGGTGGGCGTGAGCGTCAGGACAGCGTGCGCGCCGGGCTCGAAGCCCTTGCCCGCCTGCCTGAGCCGCCCGATCTTGTTCTGGTCCATGATGGCGCACGCCCCTACGTGCCAGCCGAGGTGGTACGGAACGTGCTCAAGGCGCTCGAAAAGCACCCAGGCGCCATACCAGCTGTTGCCGTGGCGGATACGCTCAAGCGCGGTCGCGACGGCCTGGTCGACACAACCGTTTGCCGCGACTCCCTGTGGCGTGCCCAGACCCCGCAAGGCTTCCATTTCCCGCTTCTGCTCGACCTGCACCGCACACATCAGGGGCCCGTTACTGATGACGCTGCCCTGCTCGAAGCCGCGGGTCATCCGGTCGCCCTCGTCCAGGGCGCTGAAGATAATATCAAACTGACCCTACCGGAGGATCTCGTGCGTCTCGAAAGACTGCTCGGCTCGACCCCACTCCCGCGCACGGGGCTGGGCTATGACGTTCATGCCTTCGAGGCCGGCCGTCCCCTGATCCTCTGCGGCATCACCATCCCCCATGATCGCGGGCTGGCGGGCCATTCCGACGCCGATGTCGGTATCCACACCCTGTGCGACGCCATTTACGGTGCGCTCGCCGAGGGAGATATCGGCCGCCATTTCCCACCCACGGATAATGAGTGGAAGGATATGGATTCCGCACGTTTCCTAATTCATGCGGGCGAGCGTATTCGCCAGCGCGGCGGCATGCTGATCAATGCCGATGTAACGCTCATCTGCGAGCGTCCCAAGATCGGCCCTCACGCTCAGGCTATGCGCGAACGCCTTGCTTCGCTGCTTCAGGTCGATGTTGACCGCATCTCGGTCAAGGCAACCACCTCCGAGCGCCTTGGCTTCACGGGCCGCGAAGAGGGCATTGCCGCCACGGCTGTCGCCACAGTACTCGTTCCCTGAGCGAAATACAGAGCGTATAAAAGCAGAAAGCCCGGCCATTGCGTCGGGCTTTTTCGTTGCTGTGCAGCAAGGGCGGCAAGAGCTGCGCCGTTGGACGGCTCATACCGTGCGATCTTGCCTCCCGGCGAAGGCCGGATGAGCGAAACTCAGCCTTTGATGGCGCAGATCACAACAATGACCGGGGTTGCCGCAAGGAGCAGCCAGACATTCTGGACGCAACGTGCCACGAAATGGGCAGAGCGCACCTTGAACGGAATACGACGGATGAGATTTGCAGCAGCGGCGTTCTCATCCAGTACGGCCTGAATACGAGAAGACATACCTGATCCTTGCACAAATTCTTCTGATTACCTGACAACCCTCTAATAAATCGCGAAGAGCGGGTCGAGTAACCAATGGTCACCGAGTGTGATGACCACTGAAGGCAAGGGTTAAAGGCCGATCATGGCAAAATCATGCCTGATTCGTCTCAGCTCCGTAAGAAAGCTCCAGATACCGTAACGCAATTTCCACATCTGCCGCGTTGCGATCAATCTCCTGCATCAGCGCATCATCCTCGCCCCATTGCGCCATCTGGTGCCGCTCCTCGACACTGGCCATCAGCCGTGCCGAAGCAGCGTCCACCCATCCCTCGACCAGACCAATCGCCAGAATCAGGCTTCCCGTTGCAGGTGCGCAGATTGCGGCACAAGTCAGGGCTGCGTCATCCATACGCTCAAGGGCGGCCCCATAAGCCTTCTGAAGCTCAGGAGCGATGGAGAGCGGCAGAAGACTGCGCGTGACCTGAGGCACAACACCATGCCTACTGCCAAACAGGGCCAGAACCGGATCAAACAGAGCGTCCTGCTCCCGGCCAAGAGACCCGACAGCCCGGTAACAAAGCAGATCGTTTTCACCATAGGCGCTAAGGCCACCAATGATCTGCTCGCGGTCAGGCCGGACACGCTCGATTTCCGTACCAGCCATCTGCGTCATAGGCAGATCTGCGGTTCGAAAGGCCTCCCCTTCAGGGATGGCCCGCCACTCGGCAGCAATAGCATCAGCCAGCCTTGCAGAGGATGTGGTCAGCGAATTTCCACCGGGCAGTCTGAAAGGACGCCCGTCAAGCATGACGGCGTAATGCCCATCGGGCCCATACGCTGCGACCTCGACGGCCTTCCAGAAACGTTTGATCGTCTGACTCAATGCAATATCCCCAAACCATGCAGCAATTCAGAGGCCTGCGAATGCTTCTTGCGCTCAGGTGCTGCTTCACCTGACATATTCTCACGCGCGGCGGAGAGGATATCGGGACAGGTATCGGGCTGGCTGCCGCCGATTGTCAGCTGGAACCGCCCCCCTACGTTTGCCTCCTGGCTTGCCTTGGGTGCATCGAGCGTTCCCTTGACCAGTACCGGAGTTGAGGCCCCGGTGCCGCCAAAGCCGATACGCGGCACCAGATGCAAATCAAGCATTTCGTCAGCGAGACCGTAAACACCGTGGCCAGACAGGGTAAGCGCACCAGCCTCCATACCGATCGTATCGAGCTGGGCCTGCCCTCCCTCGAACCGGGCGTGAAGCCCAAGGCAGCGCACCGGCAGTTCACGATGCGAGAGCAGCGAGCGCGCCGCATCGCCCAGATAGGCCCCAAGCCTGCTGGTATCGATCGTGCCACCCACCATGGAAAGGCCCAGATGCCCCCGCAGGGTGTCGCGCATCGCTGCGCGTGTCTCACCCCGTGCATCGAGTTCACCCACCAGCATCAACGGCCCATGAAACACGTCCGGCATGGACAGCAGGGTCTGCGCCAGCGTGGCCGGGAAGAGTACCGGAGAGAAAACGACACTGACAGAGGCAGGAGACACACTCCGGTCGTAAACGGCACGCCCGGCAAGCGTCATGCCATTGCCCGCCCCTTTGATCGACTCGATGGCCAGCTTGGCGCTGTTCAAGGCGATATGCCCGGAGACGTCGCTATAATCTGCACCATTGAAGCGCAGTTTTGCGGCAGAAACATCGATCGATGCCTGCCCCTGGTCAATGAAGCGCTGCAAGCCGGTCGTGCTGTCGGTATCGCCCACAGTGCTGGTAGGCGAGCCTTTCTTGGCTGCAGGCTGAGGCGCTGCAGCACTGTTGCCGGCTACGCCGATTAGACCCGCAATTGGCGTCTGTGCAGGCGAGGTCGCTGTGGACGCGGAAGACGAATTTCCCGGGGCCCCTGGGCCGGCTGGCACAGGGGCTTGCGCTGCTGTCCCGGCTCCCTCATCGCGTCGACCCAGCCACAGCCCCTTGAGGGCGTCGAGATCAAGCGCTGAAAACTGGAGCTTTCCGTCGATGGCAGATGGCAGAGGCGCCTTCACCAAGGCATCCATCACGCCCGTCGCCTCATGGCTTGTGAAGCTCAGCCCCTTGATCTGAATGGATCCGGACGTGTCGCGCTGCACCTCCCCCTTGAACGCCACATCGTGCAGTGCCGCCTGCATGACATTGAGCGTGCGTGCCTGCCCTTCCAGAGCGAGCGTGGAGTCATCCGCGCCGATCTGACCGGAAAGATGGGCCGTAAGCCCGGAACCAGTCCCAATCTTGGACACATCCCGCAGATCCACCGCCACCGGGAGCGGCGTTGCGAGTCCGGACTGCCAGGCCGAACCAGCCTGCGCCAGGGTGCCCAAACGTCCCTGCAGGGCGAGGCCCGGTGCCAGTTCGCTGATCAGCGCACCATTGACGACGCCACTCACCGTCAGGGCCGAGGAGAGCGTGTCGGCATCGGCATGAACCGCGCTGGAAGTCAGCCCATGCCATGACGGTATGGAATCGGCATGCAGATGCACATGGTTCACACCCAGCCGCGAGAAGTCGAGCCCGCTGTCTTCGGCTTGTGGATCTGCATCGAACACCCCGATCTCGCCCCCCAGCCCTTTCACATCGGGCAGATTGGCGTTCGGGAAGAGGGATTCGACATCTTTGAGCGAGGCCAGTTCACCACGCAATACGCCCGAAAAACCGTGGAGATGGCGCATATCAGTGATCTGACCATCGAAATTCAGCCAGTCCTGCTGTTTGCCGTCCCTGCCCAGTGTCGCGCCCAGACTGACCGCCCAGGGAGGGTTACCCCCCTGAAACAGCGAGAGCGGGCCGATATGGCCATTGACGCGAAACGGGACATCTCCACGACGCCCGTGAATATCGAGATAGGGAGCCGAGGAAGAAAGACCGTCGAATTCGGCGCGCTCTACAGTCATGGCACCGCTGTGGTGACCCTGTCTGTCATCGAGGGAGATCGCCATATTGTCGAGTTTGGCAGAGCCAATCTGCAGCTTCCATCGGGCTTGCGGGTGAGACACGTGTCCCGACGGGGAACCGGTTTTGGCCGTCAGTGGGTGAAAGACCCAGTTTGCCTGCCCGGATTCGTTGCGATGCAGGATTGCCGCACCGCGCATCACCGTCAGGTTTTCGAGACGGATCTCACGCCAAAGCAACGGAATGAGCGCGATCGACGCGCGGATGTCGCGTGCGCGCAGCATCGGCGTCACGCCGTCGCCCCCCTCGTCAGACAGCGTCACCTGATAGGCGCTGAAGGAAGGCCAGGGCAGAACCCCCACCGAGAAACGCGCCATTGCGAGATCACGGCCGGTCTGTCGCTTGACCGCGGCAATCACATCCTCCTTCAGCGATGAACGATCGATCAGGATATGGGCCGTCACGGCCAGGCCTGCCGCCACCACCAGAATGACGATGAGCGCCGCAGTCAGACGTTTCATTTGACGAGTTCCTTGGTCATTTCCTGCCGGTCTTGCCCCCGATCCGTTCGGGGCGCGGCGTCTCACCGGCGGTAAAGCCGAGATCCTTGAATGTGTCACGCATATGGGGCGGCAATGGGGCCGCTACGCGCAGGCGCCCACCGGCAGGATGCGGAAACTCCAGCGCACGCGCATGAAGATGCAACCTGTCGATAAAACCCTCCATATGCGCGGCCTTGCCACCATATTTCGGGTCGCCAAGAATAGGCGTGCCGAGGGTTTCGCAATGCACACGTAGCTGATGGGTGCGGCCTGTGAGGGGCTTGAGCGCAAGCCATGAAAGGCGTTTGCCCGCCGCATCGACCACCTCATAATCGGTCTTGGCCACCACAGCGTCTTCGTCATCACGCGTAGCGGCAATCATGAGGGCTCCGTTTCCGGCCCCAAGTTTTGCGAGCGGCTGATCGATCACGCCTGAGCCGGGCATGGGGCGCCCGACGACAATCGCCCAGTAGGTCTTGTCCACATCGCGCCCGCGAAAGGCTGCGGCCAGCTTGGCGGCAACACCCGGTGTCCGGGCAACCAGCAACAGGCCGGACGTATCGCGGTCGATGCGATGCACAAGGCGCGGCCGGTCGGGCAGATCACCACGCAAACCATCGAGCATCATGTCGATATGCTTGGTAATACCGGGTCCACCCTGCGTGGGCAGGCCGGATGGCTTGTCGAGCACGATCACCTGATCGTCACGATAGACCACCATGCGCTCGATCTCGCGGGCAAGCTGCGGGTCGAGCGGGGCGGGGCGGTCGGGCTGCGCCGCCATTGGAGCAGGCAAAGGCGGTATGCGCAGGCTCTGGCCGGGGGCAAGACGGCTTGCACCAGTCACGCGCTTGCCATCAAGACGCACCTGCCCTGTGCGGCACAGCTTTTGCAGTGCCCCCTGGGTGAGGTCGGGATAATGGCGGCGGAACCAGCGATCGAGGCGCATATCGGCCTCATCTTCACTGACAATACGGGTCGTAACACTCATGGGCGACGGCTTGCCCGTATTGCGGCCTGCCTGTCCAGATTTTTTCTGATTTCGCTTTCCCGACCACGATCGGTGGGCTGATAGAGTGACACGCGTGCCATTTCATCGGGGAAGTAGTTCTGACCCGAAAATCCTTCCTCCGTATCATGGTCATATTCATAGCCCTTGCCGTAGCCGATCGACTGCATCAGCTTGGTAGGGGCGTTGCGTATATGGTGTGGCGGTCCGAGGCTGCCCGTTTCACGGGCCAATTTGCGGGCCTGGTTATAAGCACGATAGACGGCGTTCGATTTTGGTGCCGTAGCCAGATGCACGACCAGTTGCGCTAAAGCCAGTTCGCCCTCGGGGCTGCCGAGACGCTCATATGTTTCCCACGCTGCCACGGCCAGCGGAAGCGCTGTGGGATCAGCCATGCCCACATCCTCTGCGGCAAAGCGCGTCAGGCGGCGGGCGATATAGCGAGGGTCTTCTCCGCCTTCGAGCATCCGGGCAAACCAGTAGAGTCCCGCATCGGGGTCTGATCCGCGCAGCGATTTATGCAGCGCCGAAATCAGGTTGTAATGTTCCTCGCGATCCTTGTCGTAAAGCACCGCCCGACGGGCCACCACACCGGCCAGCCCCGCCGTATCAAGCAGCTCCCCGGCCGGCAGGGCCTGTATCTGTTCGACCAGATTAAGCAGATAGCGCCCATCGCCATCTGCCATGGCACGCAAGGCAGCACGTGCCTCTGCGGTGAGTGGCAGCGCTGTGTCGGACAGGGCTTCGGCACGCTGGAGCAGCTTCTCGAGCCCGTTATCGTCCAGCCGGTTGAGCACCATCACCTGACAGCGCGACAGAAGCGCGCCGTTGAGGGCGAATGACGGATTTTCCGTTGTCGCACCGATCAGAATGACGGTCCCACGCTCGACATAAGGCAAAAAGCCATCCTGCTGGGCGCGGTTGAAGCGATGGATCTCGTCAACGAAGAGTAACGTCCCTCGCCCTGTCTCCTGCTGGAAGCGCGAGGCGGTTTCGAAAGCCTTCTTGAGATCAGCCACGCCCGAGAAAACGGCTGATATCTGCTCGAATCTGAGCTTGGCCTCACGGGCAAGCAGCCGCGCAATCGTGGTCTTGCCGCATCCCGGTCCGCCCCACAGGATGAGGCTTGGCAGCGTGTTGCGGCTAAGCATCTGGCTGATCAGCCCTTTGGGGCCCAGAAGATGATCCTGACCGACGACCTCCGCCAGCGTGGAGGGGCGCAGCCTGTCCGCCAGCGGCTGCGTCTGTCGCGACGTCGGCATGGACGTGGACGAGGTGCCCGTTTGCGAAGCTGGAGGCATCATCGGTGCAGAATGTGCCGCAGGGCGCCCGTAGCGCGCGGCTTCCTTGCGAGGGGAAGGCGTGCCGAACAGATCTGCATTTCCATCATCCTGCATCGCGCTGGCCTCTTCTTTCCTGCAATCCTGCTCTATTCGACTTACCACGTATCTTATCGCGCCACCGCCAGCCTATGCAGGAACGTGCACAAGCGGCCGAACGTCGCACAGAACAGATGCTTCAGATCCATCATGCGTCGGAACGATTACGGGCTATTCTCTACGCAAGGCCAATCACCGGGGCAAATATACCCTTGGTCAGGCCGGTACAGGGTGCCCTATTTGGCGAGTTGACGCATGACGCCGGGTAAAAGCATGGCGAATGGATTGATCGACAGATCCGGATTTCCCGCCGTCCCCTTGACCGTAAAGGTCGCGGCAAGAAAGCCACCCCCTTTTTCCGGCGAGAACAACTTGCCCACATTCGGCAGCCGCCCCGGTGCCGCGTTAAGACCAAAAATAGGCACGACTGTCCCGCGCAGATCGAGCCCGCCCTTGTCGAGATCGATCTTGCCTTCCAGCGTGGCCCCGAGCGCCGGGTTGCCAAGATGCCCCTCATGAATGGTCATGACGTCATCCCGCACCCTGATCGGCAGATGAAGATGCTGAACCTCAAACCGGTCATGGCTGGCCTGAGACCAGTTGAAAACAGAAAGATGGGTAGCCGCTGTCAGTGCCGCTGGTGGCTGCCTGAACGCAAAGGGTGAGACAGAAATCATCCCTTTGAAAGGCGGAACGCGCCCCGTATCGCCGTCTCCAACCTGACCGGAAATCTGCGCACGCCCGCCCTCAAGACGATCCGTCATACCGGTTTCGTTCAGAAGCCGACCGAGATTATCAATACGGAGCATGAGCTGACGCCCGGCCTCATGCGGGGCAAGATCGAACGCCACGCCAACGGGCCTGACCGCTGTGAACCGGGCACGGTCCAGCCGATCATGGCGATGCTCCAGATGCGCGGTCACACCTCCCAGAAATTTCTGCGCGTTGTAGAACAGGCGGTCGGTTGCAATATCGACAGTCCAGTCCTGACCTGCTGGCGCCGTACTTTTGCCTGACGCGCTCTCAGCAGGGCCGCTCGATGCGCTGCCGGTCACCGCACTGCCGCCCTGCCCCTCCCCGGGCTTTGCATCGTCGCGGTGCAGCAAAGTCGCGATATCGAGGTCCTGCGCATGGATACGCACGGCAATCGCTGCATCGGCCTGTGCCGGCAGTTCGATCACTGCATCCCCGTTGGAGCGGCCAATCATGAATCCGTTCAGATTGATGGCCTGGACCTGCCCCTCAACCAGTCGGCTGTCGCCCTCGACATGCAGGTCTGGCCCCTCGGCACTGATGCGATCGAGTGCAACCATCTTGCCATCGCGCAGGCCGATATGGGCAGAAGCCGTGGTCGCGATACCAGCCGCTTTGCTCCAGACGGGAATCGTCAGGGCTGCCTGGGTGAGATCAAGTGCAAGGTCCAGATTGGCATGGCCATCGAATGCCGCATGATAGTCAGAGACGAGCTGCGCCGTGCCCTGAAACAGGCCGTTATTGGCTATATGCGCCTTGTTCAGGGCCTGTTCATCGAAAATCGATACGGCATGAACAGTCTCGCGCAGCCCGCCTGAGCGACTCAGGAAATTCTCGTTCAGCGTGGCATCGGTCGGCACACCATCGAGCAAACCGTGCCCCTGAAGCGCGAGCTTCTTTTCAGTCGCCTCCAGATTGCCCGACGCCTCGGTAAGCTCCCGCCCCAGAACAACATTGCCAAGGGTGACGTGGTCAAACCGCGCCCGTGCATTGACGTGGATCTGGTCATTCTCGATATGCGACGAAAGCGGCAGCGTGATGGTTTCGCTCACTTTCACCGCACCTGCTGGATGCGTAAACGGCAGTGGATGCCGCGAGAGCAGATGCAGCCTTGGATGGGCAAGCAGGGTGGCACAGGCCCCCAGATCGCAGGAGAGATCGAGCGCTATCGTGCCGGTCTGATCATGGGCAAAAAGATCGCTGATCAACATCGACCCACCATCGAGATGGATGAGACCGGCATGGGCCGCATCGGATGCGGGCTGGGTGCCATGCAGAAAGTCGATGCGAAGGACATCCGGGGCAGCAAAGCTGAAACGCGCGGCGACATCACGTGCGGGCGGCACGGGCCGAAGCCAGTTCACGGTTGCATGCTCGATGGTCAGGGACGCATCGGTTTTACGGGGGCGTAGCTGGTCCCAGCCCGCGTCACTGCCGAGAACGGCATCGAGATGCAGCGAATCTGTCGTACCGGCGCTCAGATTATTGGTGACCCAGCGGCGCGCGCCCTTCATCAGGAAGCGTGGCCAGATGGAACCCAGATGGGGCACATCGAGCGGCGTCGCCGTGAGGGAAACTCCCCCTGAAATCTGCCGGGCAGAGCGAAGCGAGTCTGCCTCAAGATGGCCCTGCGCCTGGAATGTGTCGGTTCTGCCTGCATCATCGACGAGCGCGATAGCGGCCTCGCTCCTGTCGACGACAAGGCGCCCCGCAGGCAGGGCGATATGGGCGGAGACATGACCCGACTCCACGTTCAGAGGGTCGCCTCCTGACTGATCGACTTTGCCCTTGCCGAGAGAGAGGGCGACCTGCCCTTGCGTGACCGGGATATCCTGAAGTGGCCCAGCGCCAGAAAGGTGTGGCGTTCCTGTGCTGCCCCTGACCAGAAAAAAGGCCTGCAATCCGACCGGCACATGCCAATCACCGGCATAGGGAACGAAACCGCGCAGCACATCGGGGGTGAAAGGGGTGACTGTCACGCGCCACGAAAGCCCCTCCGCCACGGGTGCACTCGCGGCGCTTAAGCTGATCGGCGGTTCATGACCCGGGCCCACCTTGCCCTCGACCAACCCGGTCCATGCATAATCGGCTGTCCGTGGATCGTGATGCAGCGCGACCTTTTCAAGAAGCAGCGTGGCATCGGCACGATCGGCATAGGCTCCCATACCATTGGGTGACAGCGCGTGGCGAAGCTGCACCGCAACAGCAGTCAGGTCGAGTGCCGCAAAATGGTCGAGTGAAAGTGGATTAGCGGCGTTTTTGCGATGTCGCGCGTCAGGCCAATCCAGATCGATCGATCCGTCTTCATGACGGTCGAGGATAATCCGTCCCGATTGTGCGGCAAGACGTGTGGGCTCGACACGCCCGCGTAGCAAAGGCCTCATGCGCAAGGCCAGGTCGACCTGCGACAGGGCCAGCGTTGCGCTGCCATCCTTGCGCAGAATACGCAGATCCTGCGCCTTGAGCACAAGTTCAGGATGAACATGACGCAGGCCGGGCTGCCAGCTCAGGAACAGACGCCCCCAGCTCAACCTGCCGGCGGGGTGGCCCG
The sequence above is drawn from the Asaia bogorensis NBRC 16594 genome and encodes:
- a CDS encoding sugar porter family MFS transporter, with the protein product MSNVTSSNPVETKLPLVGKMMLAAILAAVAGLMFGLDIGVISGALGFIAKEFQASDTAQEWIVSSMMFGAALGALIAGRLSYSLGRKKALVFSAALFVIGAICCVVAHSVTLLIVARAILGLAIGIASFVAPLYISEVADEQHRGSLISVYQLMITIGILLAFISDAMFAYSGSWRWMLGIVAVPGAVFLVGSLFLPDSPRWLMLRGRHAEALETLASLRASRAEAESEIRDIQEGLQQKQRGFSMFLENPNFRRSVMLGIGLQIVQQLTGINIVMYYAPRIFEVAGFGQDGQMWGTAIVGLVNMLATFIAIGFVDRWGRRPMLVAGFVIMAIGMGALAILLSFGQDSSTMMHYLSVGVLLLFITGFAFSAGPLIWVLCAEVQPLQGRDFGIACSTFTNWIANMVVGATFLTLLGTLGASHTFWLYAALNAVFILVTLAFVPETRGVSLESLEHKLNKGIRLRDIGR
- a CDS encoding bifunctional 2-C-methyl-D-erythritol 4-phosphate cytidylyltransferase/2-C-methyl-D-erythritol 2,4-cyclodiphosphate synthase, with the protein product MRIAAILLAAGSGRRFADASAAPATGLSAMPKQYLLLGGKTVIRHAAEALRDHVTLIQPVGDDPLLLQALDGIETLPPVAGGRERQDSVRAGLEALARLPEPPDLVLVHDGARPYVPAEVVRNVLKALEKHPGAIPAVAVADTLKRGRDGLVDTTVCRDSLWRAQTPQGFHFPLLLDLHRTHQGPVTDDAALLEAAGHPVALVQGAEDNIKLTLPEDLVRLERLLGSTPLPRTGLGYDVHAFEAGRPLILCGITIPHDRGLAGHSDADVGIHTLCDAIYGALAEGDIGRHFPPTDNEWKDMDSARFLIHAGERIRQRGGMLINADVTLICERPKIGPHAQAMRERLASLLQVDVDRISVKATTSERLGFTGREEGIAATAVATVLVP
- a CDS encoding ATP12 family chaperone protein; the encoded protein is MSQTIKRFWKAVEVAAYGPDGHYAVMLDGRPFRLPGGNSLTTSSARLADAIAAEWRAIPEGEAFRTADLPMTQMAGTEIERVRPDREQIIGGLSAYGENDLLCYRAVGSLGREQDALFDPVLALFGSRHGVVPQVTRSLLPLSIAPELQKAYGAALERMDDAALTCAAICAPATGSLILAIGLVEGWVDAASARLMASVEERHQMAQWGEDDALMQEIDRNAADVEIALRYLELSYGAETNQA
- a CDS encoding AsmA family protein, encoding MKRLTAALIVILVVAAGLAVTAHILIDRSSLKEDVIAAVKRQTGRDLAMARFSVGVLPWPSFSAYQVTLSDEGGDGVTPMLRARDIRASIALIPLLWREIRLENLTVMRGAAILHRNESGQANWVFHPLTAKTGSPSGHVSHPQARWKLQIGSAKLDNMAISLDDRQGHHSGAMTVERAEFDGLSSSAPYLDIHGRRGDVPFRVNGHIGPLSLFQGGNPPWAVSLGATLGRDGKQQDWLNFDGQITDMRHLHGFSGVLRGELASLKDVESLFPNANLPDVKGLGGEIGVFDADPQAEDSGLDFSRLGVNHVHLHADSIPSWHGLTSSAVHADADTLSSALTVSGVVNGALISELAPGLALQGRLGTLAQAGSAWQSGLATPLPVAVDLRDVSKIGTGSGLTAHLSGQIGADDSTLALEGQARTLNVMQAALHDVAFKGEVQRDTSGSIQIKGLSFTSHEATGVMDALVKAPLPSAIDGKLQFSALDLDALKGLWLGRRDEGAGTAAQAPVPAGPGAPGNSSSASTATSPAQTPIAGLIGVAGNSAAAPQPAAKKGSPTSTVGDTDSTTGLQRFIDQGQASIDVSAAKLRFNGADYSDVSGHIALNSAKLAIESIKGAGNGMTLAGRAVYDRSVSPASVSVVFSPVLFPATLAQTLLSMPDVFHGPLMLVGELDARGETRAAMRDTLRGHLGLSMVGGTIDTSRLGAYLGDAARSLLSHRELPVRCLGLHARFEGGQAQLDTIGMEAGALTLSGHGVYGLADEMLDLHLVPRIGFGGTGASTPVLVKGTLDAPKASQEANVGGRFQLTIGGSQPDTCPDILSAARENMSGEAAPERKKHSQASELLHGLGILH
- a CDS encoding RluA family pseudouridine synthase; protein product: MSVTTRIVSEDEADMRLDRWFRRHYPDLTQGALQKLCRTGQVRLDGKRVTGASRLAPGQSLRIPPLPAPMAAQPDRPAPLDPQLAREIERMVVYRDDQVIVLDKPSGLPTQGGPGITKHIDMMLDGLRGDLPDRPRLVHRIDRDTSGLLLVARTPGVAAKLAAAFRGRDVDKTYWAIVVGRPMPGSGVIDQPLAKLGAGNGALMIAATRDDEDAVVAKTDYEVVDAAGKRLSWLALKPLTGRTHQLRVHCETLGTPILGDPKYGGKAAHMEGFIDRLHLHARALEFPHPAGGRLRVAAPLPPHMRDTFKDLGFTAGETPRPERIGGKTGRK
- a CDS encoding replication-associated recombination protein A, with product MQDDGNADLFGTPSPRKEAARYGRPAAHSAPMMPPASQTGTSSTSMPTSRQTQPLADRLRPSTLAEVVGQDHLLGPKGLISQMLSRNTLPSLILWGGPGCGKTTIARLLAREAKLRFEQISAVFSGVADLKKAFETASRFQQETGRGTLLFVDEIHRFNRAQQDGFLPYVERGTVILIGATTENPSFALNGALLSRCQVMVLNRLDDNGLEKLLQRAEALSDTALPLTAEARAALRAMADGDGRYLLNLVEQIQALPAGELLDTAGLAGVVARRAVLYDKDREEHYNLISALHKSLRGSDPDAGLYWFARMLEGGEDPRYIARRLTRFAAEDVGMADPTALPLAVAAWETYERLGSPEGELALAQLVVHLATAPKSNAVYRAYNQARKLARETGSLGPPHHIRNAPTKLMQSIGYGKGYEYDHDTEEGFSGQNYFPDEMARVSLYQPTDRGRESEIRKNLDRQAAIRASRRP